A stretch of Acidovorax sp. RAC01 DNA encodes these proteins:
- a CDS encoding (2Fe-2S)-binding protein, whose product MHITLNQQAQPVPPGWEDEPLLWLLREPLGLTGTRFGCGMGQCGACTVLVDGMAQRACLQTARGVQGRSITTIEGLAAPDGTLHPVQQAWLDLRVPQCGYCHSGQIMGAVALLRATPRPSDAQIDTAMSGHLCRCGTQHRVRAAIHQAADGVKP is encoded by the coding sequence ATGCACATCACCCTGAACCAACAAGCCCAGCCGGTGCCCCCCGGCTGGGAGGACGAACCCCTGCTCTGGCTGCTGCGCGAGCCACTGGGCCTCACGGGCACCCGCTTTGGCTGCGGCATGGGCCAGTGCGGCGCCTGCACCGTGCTGGTGGACGGCATGGCGCAGCGCGCCTGCCTGCAGACCGCACGCGGGGTGCAGGGGCGCAGCATCACCACCATCGAGGGGCTGGCCGCACCCGACGGCACGCTGCACCCCGTGCAACAAGCCTGGCTGGACCTGCGCGTGCCCCAATGCGGCTATTGCCATAGCGGCCAGATCATGGGCGCGGTGGCCTTGCTGCGCGCCACACCCCGCCCCAGCGATGCGCAGATCGACACCGCCATGTCAGGCCACCTGTGCCGCTGCGGCACCCAGCACCGGGTGCGCGCGGCCATCCACCAGGCTGCTGACGGTGTGAAGCCATGA
- a CDS encoding xanthine dehydrogenase family protein molybdopterin-binding subunit: MKRRQFLAAAGAGVLTVTLAGCSVVPVIPKRPTSTADDALGWIRHEDGRYTLWLPSAEMGQQISAALQGLAAAELGVPPAQVHLQLPSTRAIARVRATVGSASVQDFALPLARACATLREALAQGQTTGTLAARDIAPSALRSLQPRTGATKETAVARGQLHALVTGQPLFAGDTRLPGLLYGRVLRAPVSAEITSRPKAWDETAARADPACVAVVQHPRLAQMGSLGLGIVARTPSALDRIETALAVQWQVEHGSAFEQAAIDERIDIDTHLRRGPLQHRLRKDDLPADTAWTLDLRMNVPLAAHAPIEPRSATAQWLADADQEGIALKVWAGTQDLFYMRDVLARQFNLNAERIEVQACRIGGGFGGRTLCTVELEAAVLAQAVGAPVKVQWSRAQEFAQGFQRPPSSHRVRARVHGGRITHWWHALASSHILFTPAAMPVWMQTLADLAGDSGVARGAQMPYDVPQQRIEFTAQRLPVHTGPWRGLGAGPNTLVVESAMDECAHHAGADPLAWRLQHTTDARLAQVLRRAAAEARWPERPASDATTLRGRGIAGGIYKGVSYAAAVADVEVLRATGQVRVTALWCAHDCGLVLQPDGVRAQTEGNLVWCLGMVLHEQLPVARSGVAAASFADYPLPRMGDIPPLHVHLIDSSAPPTGAGETAMVAGAGAIANALRDATGVRFTHLPVRSADVLQALAARG, from the coding sequence ATGAAGCGCCGCCAGTTCTTGGCAGCGGCAGGCGCCGGGGTACTCACCGTCACGCTCGCAGGCTGCAGTGTGGTGCCAGTGATCCCCAAGCGCCCCACCTCCACCGCCGATGACGCGCTGGGCTGGATACGCCACGAAGATGGCCGCTACACCCTGTGGCTGCCCAGCGCCGAAATGGGCCAGCAGATCAGCGCCGCGCTGCAGGGCCTGGCCGCTGCTGAGCTGGGCGTGCCACCCGCGCAGGTGCATCTGCAACTGCCCAGCACCCGCGCCATCGCCCGCGTGCGCGCCACCGTGGGCAGCGCCAGCGTGCAGGACTTTGCCCTGCCCCTGGCCCGCGCCTGCGCCACGCTGCGCGAGGCCCTGGCGCAAGGCCAGACCACGGGCACGCTGGCCGCGCGCGACATTGCGCCCAGCGCGCTGCGCAGCCTGCAGCCGCGCACGGGGGCCACCAAAGAAACTGCGGTGGCACGGGGCCAGCTGCACGCCCTCGTCACCGGCCAGCCGCTGTTTGCGGGCGACACGCGCCTGCCCGGCCTGCTCTATGGCCGTGTGCTGCGCGCACCCGTATCGGCCGAAATCACCTCGCGCCCCAAGGCGTGGGACGAAACAGCCGCCCGCGCCGACCCGGCCTGCGTAGCCGTGGTGCAGCACCCGCGCCTCGCGCAAATGGGCAGCCTGGGCCTGGGCATCGTGGCGCGCACCCCCTCGGCGCTCGACCGCATCGAGACCGCCCTGGCCGTGCAGTGGCAGGTGGAACATGGCAGCGCGTTCGAGCAGGCGGCCATCGACGAGCGCATCGACATCGACACCCACCTGCGCCGGGGCCCGCTGCAGCACCGCCTGCGCAAGGATGACCTGCCCGCAGACACCGCCTGGACGCTGGACCTGCGCATGAATGTGCCCCTGGCCGCGCACGCCCCCATCGAACCGCGCAGCGCCACGGCGCAGTGGCTGGCCGACGCAGACCAAGAAGGCATCGCCCTGAAAGTATGGGCGGGCACGCAAGACCTGTTCTACATGCGCGACGTGCTCGCTCGCCAGTTCAACCTGAATGCCGAACGCATCGAGGTGCAGGCCTGCCGCATCGGGGGCGGTTTTGGCGGCCGCACGCTTTGCACGGTAGAGCTCGAAGCTGCCGTGCTCGCCCAGGCCGTGGGCGCGCCCGTCAAGGTGCAATGGAGCCGCGCGCAGGAGTTTGCCCAGGGCTTCCAGCGCCCACCCTCCAGCCACCGCGTGCGGGCCCGTGTGCACGGCGGGCGCATCACCCACTGGTGGCATGCGCTGGCCAGCAGCCACATCCTGTTCACACCCGCCGCCATGCCGGTGTGGATGCAGACCCTGGCCGACCTGGCGGGCGACAGCGGCGTGGCACGCGGTGCACAAATGCCGTACGACGTGCCCCAGCAGCGCATCGAGTTCACCGCCCAGCGCCTGCCCGTGCACACCGGCCCCTGGCGCGGCCTGGGTGCGGGGCCCAACACTCTGGTGGTGGAAAGCGCCATGGACGAATGCGCGCACCATGCAGGGGCCGACCCGCTGGCCTGGCGCCTGCAGCACACCACCGATGCACGCCTGGCCCAGGTGCTGCGCCGCGCCGCTGCCGAGGCCCGCTGGCCAGAGCGCCCCGCCAGCGACGCCACCACCTTGCGCGGCCGCGGCATTGCGGGCGGCATCTACAAAGGCGTGAGCTACGCCGCCGCCGTGGCCGATGTGGAAGTGTTACGCGCCACCGGCCAGGTGCGCGTGACGGCGCTGTGGTGCGCGCACGACTGCGGCCTGGTGCTGCAGCCCGACGGCGTGCGCGCGCAGACCGAGGGCAACCTCGTGTGGTGCCTGGGCATGGTGCTGCACGAGCAGCTGCCCGTGGCCCGCTCAGGCGTGGCCGCGGCCAGCTTTGCCGACTACCCGCTGCCACGCATGGGCGACATTCCGCCGCTGCATGTGCACCTGATCGACAGCAGCGCGCCGCCCACCGGTGCCGGAGAAACCGCCATGGTGGCCGGGGCCGGAGCGATCGCCAACGCGCTGCGCGACGCCACCGGCGTGCGTTTTACCCACCTGCCGGTGCGCAGTGCCGATGTGCTGCAGGCCCTGGCCGCACGGGGCTGA